A DNA window from Haliovirga abyssi contains the following coding sequences:
- a CDS encoding PorV/PorQ family protein produces the protein MKKYLTIFLCILSVSITYSAERYGGFLQEKTNTRATGMGDAFIAVADKEGFEYNPAGLAFSDKTLLQFDKESGYNSMSNAEVVLPLTAGKGLAIGFSHIKLSVDDIAKWQDENTQLGTFSSEESANIFGIGLQYEKNLGVGVLVKLMNQSLDNAKADGYTVDLGMLYNHKDYMYLAMVLTNIKGDGLKWNTARGTIDELPSTLKLGGALRLFKDNFISSIQYENELGLKKRSSLKFGEEVWIKDRLALRIGSNSGKLTAGLGIKLINLIGIDYSYSKEDLGNVNRVSLNIKF, from the coding sequence TTATTCTGCAGAAAGATATGGTGGGTTTTTACAAGAAAAAACAAATACGAGAGCAACAGGAATGGGAGATGCTTTTATAGCTGTAGCAGATAAAGAAGGATTTGAATATAATCCAGCAGGTCTTGCATTTAGTGATAAAACTTTATTGCAATTTGACAAAGAGTCAGGATATAACAGTATGAGTAATGCAGAAGTTGTTTTGCCATTAACAGCAGGGAAAGGTTTGGCTATAGGATTTTCACATATAAAATTGAGCGTTGATGATATTGCAAAATGGCAAGATGAAAACACTCAATTGGGGACATTTTCAAGTGAAGAGTCAGCAAATATTTTTGGAATAGGACTTCAATATGAAAAGAACTTAGGAGTTGGAGTTTTGGTTAAATTAATGAATCAATCTTTGGATAATGCAAAAGCAGATGGATACACAGTTGATTTAGGAATGTTATATAATCATAAAGATTATATGTATTTAGCAATGGTGTTGACAAATATAAAAGGTGATGGATTAAAATGGAATACAGCAAGAGGAACTATTGATGAATTGCCATCTACTTTGAAACTAGGTGGAGCTTTAAGATTATTTAAGGATAATTTTATATCTTCAATTCAATATGAAAATGAACTTGGATTAAAAAAGAGGTCTTCATTAAAATTTGGAGAAGAGGTGTGGATTAAAGATAGATTAGCTCTTAGGATAGGAAGCAATAGTGGAAAGTTAACAGCTGGATTAGGGATAAAATTAATTAATTTAATCGGAATTGATTATAGTTATTCAAAAGAAGATTTAGGAAACGTAAATAGAGTGAGCTTAAATATTAAGTTCTAG